In a genomic window of Melopsittacus undulatus isolate bMelUnd1 chromosome 1, bMelUnd1.mat.Z, whole genome shotgun sequence:
- the RIPK1 gene encoding receptor-interacting serine/threonine-protein kinase 1 isoform X1, with protein MSLEDICMNSQDLSEKRKLDAGGFGTIFLCHHKKYGDVVLKKVYTGPERSNFKASLLEEGSIMHRLQHERVVKLLGILLDDGNYSLVMEYVQRGNMMKVLQKLSLPLSVKGRFVMEIIEGMIYLHKQGFIHKDLKPENILVDTDFHIKIADFGFASYKSWSQLSREETGRRKQINSACQYRGGTLSYMAPEHLSTIHIKPGEKSDVYSFSIVMWAIFANKEPYEHSINDSQLRFVVERGNRPNIQEITDKCPVEIIDLMEQCWKQESEERPTFAEISQRYSPFYCQNLENGIGADVEKLKKMWPVSDELLDDMQSLQIDAVAEHRSNVQADQPNSLHSIQGPMTSQVNEALFAASPENQPVESCETPFTSADKLNRKLQCEYNYHVYGDRMDKAVSPVVYTPEMREEERRQRVSYDPLAKLSPIPQWSELHPRAEKTRLNTNPYMWPAELTPKQGTVDTFHWINPNGILMGNTDATYGLSSASTFNLGTPVPESGLNSQSQTNVNWYPKNTDKDTGNTASTCFIGQIFRGQSTVPRTSREDSVKYNISNSSGIQIGSYNHMKIEEPSQNVSTYPGATEEAYRYYKKNGVFDNKSAVTDEHLNLVTEKLAKQWKDCARKLGFCEPDIDEIDYDYERYGLKEKVYQMLFKWVMREGAKGATFGKLAKALYDCQRLDLLNSLMQIKKE; from the exons ATGTCTCTGGAAGACATCTGTATGAACAGCCAGGATTtgtctgaaaaaagaaaattagatgCTGGAGGATTTGGAACAATTTTCTTATGCCATCACAAGAAATATGGAGATGTAGTATTAAAAAAAGTGTATACAGGACCTGAGCGCTCTAA tttTAAGGCTTCCCTCCTTGAAGAAGGCAGTATTATGCACAGACTGCAGCATGAGCGTGTGGTAAAACTGCTAGGTATCCTTCTGGATGATGGAAACTACTCACTTGTGATGGAGTATGTGCAACGGGGGAACATGATGAAAGTGCTACAGAAA CTCTCGCTGCCTTTGTCAGTGAAAGGGCGTTTCGTGATGGAGATTATAGAAGGAATGATTTATCTGCATAAGCAAGGCTTCATACACAAAGACCTAAAACCGGAAAACATCCTTGTGGACACAGACTTCCACATTAAG ATTGcagattttggttttgcatCCTATAAGAGCTGGAGTCAGCTGTCCCGAGAAGAGACAGGCCGACGGAAGCAAATCAACAGCGCTTGTCAGTACAGGGGTGGGACTCTTTCCTATATGGCCCCAGAGCATTTAAGCACTATTCACATAAAACCTGGAGAAAAATCAGATGTTTACAGCTTCAGCATAGTGATGTGGGCAATTTTTGCTAACAAAGAGCCATATGAAC ATAGTATAAATGATTCTCAGCTTCGGTTCGTCGTTGAGCGTGGAAATAGGCCAAACATACAGGAGATCACTGATAAATGTCCAGTGGAGATTATTGACTTAATGGAACAATGCTGGAAACAAGAGTCAGAGGAACGGCCAACCTTTGCAG aAATTAGTCAAAGATACAGTCCATTTTACTGCCAAAATCTAGAAAACGGTATTGGAGCTGATGTGGAGAAGTTAAAA AAAATGTGGCCTGTGTCAGATGAACTGCTGGATGATATGCAGTCCCTTCAAATAGATGCTGTAGCAGAACACAGAAGTAATGTTCAAGCAG ATCAGCCTAATTCTTTACACAGTATTCAAGGTCCCATGACCAGTCAGGTTAATGAAGCCCTGTTTGCTGCCTCACCTGAGAACCAGCCTGTTGAGAGCTGTGAGACCCCATTTACATCTGCTGATAAGCTAAACAGAAAACTTCAGTGTGAATACAACTACCATGTATATGGGGACCGGATGGATAAAGCAGTTTCTCCTGTAGTATACACCCCTGAaatgagagaggaagaaagaagacaaCGAGTTTCCTATGATCCACTTGCAAAGCTGTCTCCTATTCCTCAATGGAGTGAGCTGCATCCCAGAGCTGAAAAAACAAGATTAAACACTAATCCATATATGTGGCCAGCCGAATTAACACCAAAACAGGGAACTGTAGATACTTTTCACTGGATAAACCCTAACGGTATTCTAATGGGAAACACAGATGCTACCTATGGCTTGAGTTCGGCCAGTACCTTTAACCTAGGTACACCTGTGCCTGAATCTGGCCTAAACTCGCAATCACAAACCAATGTAAACTGGTATCCAAAGAACACAGACAAAGATACAG GTAACACAGCTTCCACTTGTTTCATAGGGCAAATTTTTAGAGGACAATCTACTGTGCCCAGAACAAGCAGAG AAGATTCAGTCAAGTACAACATAAGTAACAGTTCTGGAATTCAAATTGGATCCTACAATCACATGAAGATTGAAGAGCCCAGTCAAAACGTCAGCACTTATCCTGGTGCTACAGAAGAAGCTTATAGGTATTATAAGAAAAATGGTGTGTTTG acaATAAAAGTGCCGTGACTGATGAACATCTGAATCTAGTGACAGAAAAGTTGGCCAAACAGTGGAAGGACTGTGCTCGCAAACTGGGCTTCTGTGAACCTGACATTGATGAAATTGATTACGACTATGAGCGATATGgactaaaagaaaaagtttaCCAAATGCTGTTTAAGTGGGTAATGAGGGAAGGTGCCAAAGGTGCTACATTTGGAAAGCTTGCCAAAGCCCTTTATGACTGCCAAAGACTGGATCTCCTTAATAGTTTAATGCAAATCAAAAAGGAATAA
- the RIPK1 gene encoding receptor-interacting serine/threonine-protein kinase 1 isoform X2, with protein MSLEDICMNSQDLSEKRKLDAGGFGTIFLCHHKKYGDVVLKKVYTGPERSNFKASLLEEGSIMHRLQHERVVKLLGILLDDGNYSLVMEYVQRGNMMKVLQKLSLPLSVKGRFVMEIIEGMIYLHKQGFIHKDLKPENILVDTDFHIKIADFGFASYKSWSQLSREETGRRKQINSACQYRGGTLSYMAPEHLSTIHIKPGEKSDVYSFSIVMWAIFANKEPYEHSINDSQLRFVVERGNRPNIQEITDKCPVEIIDLMEQCWKQESEERPTFAEISQRYSPFYCQNLENGIGADVEKLKKMWPVSDELLDDMQSLQIDAVAEHRSNVQADQPNSLHSIQGPMTSQVNEALFAASPENQPVESCETPFTSADKLNRKLQCEYNYHVYGDRMDKAVSPVVYTPEMREEERRQRVSYDPLAKLSPIPQWSELHPRAEKTRLNTNPYMWPAELTPKQGTVDTFHWINPNGILMGNTDATYGLSSASTFNLGTPVPESGLNSQSQTNVNWYPKNTDKDTGNTASTCFIGQIFRGQSTVPRTSREDSVKYNISNSSGIQIGSYNHMKIEEPSQNVSTYPGATEEAYRQ; from the exons ATGTCTCTGGAAGACATCTGTATGAACAGCCAGGATTtgtctgaaaaaagaaaattagatgCTGGAGGATTTGGAACAATTTTCTTATGCCATCACAAGAAATATGGAGATGTAGTATTAAAAAAAGTGTATACAGGACCTGAGCGCTCTAA tttTAAGGCTTCCCTCCTTGAAGAAGGCAGTATTATGCACAGACTGCAGCATGAGCGTGTGGTAAAACTGCTAGGTATCCTTCTGGATGATGGAAACTACTCACTTGTGATGGAGTATGTGCAACGGGGGAACATGATGAAAGTGCTACAGAAA CTCTCGCTGCCTTTGTCAGTGAAAGGGCGTTTCGTGATGGAGATTATAGAAGGAATGATTTATCTGCATAAGCAAGGCTTCATACACAAAGACCTAAAACCGGAAAACATCCTTGTGGACACAGACTTCCACATTAAG ATTGcagattttggttttgcatCCTATAAGAGCTGGAGTCAGCTGTCCCGAGAAGAGACAGGCCGACGGAAGCAAATCAACAGCGCTTGTCAGTACAGGGGTGGGACTCTTTCCTATATGGCCCCAGAGCATTTAAGCACTATTCACATAAAACCTGGAGAAAAATCAGATGTTTACAGCTTCAGCATAGTGATGTGGGCAATTTTTGCTAACAAAGAGCCATATGAAC ATAGTATAAATGATTCTCAGCTTCGGTTCGTCGTTGAGCGTGGAAATAGGCCAAACATACAGGAGATCACTGATAAATGTCCAGTGGAGATTATTGACTTAATGGAACAATGCTGGAAACAAGAGTCAGAGGAACGGCCAACCTTTGCAG aAATTAGTCAAAGATACAGTCCATTTTACTGCCAAAATCTAGAAAACGGTATTGGAGCTGATGTGGAGAAGTTAAAA AAAATGTGGCCTGTGTCAGATGAACTGCTGGATGATATGCAGTCCCTTCAAATAGATGCTGTAGCAGAACACAGAAGTAATGTTCAAGCAG ATCAGCCTAATTCTTTACACAGTATTCAAGGTCCCATGACCAGTCAGGTTAATGAAGCCCTGTTTGCTGCCTCACCTGAGAACCAGCCTGTTGAGAGCTGTGAGACCCCATTTACATCTGCTGATAAGCTAAACAGAAAACTTCAGTGTGAATACAACTACCATGTATATGGGGACCGGATGGATAAAGCAGTTTCTCCTGTAGTATACACCCCTGAaatgagagaggaagaaagaagacaaCGAGTTTCCTATGATCCACTTGCAAAGCTGTCTCCTATTCCTCAATGGAGTGAGCTGCATCCCAGAGCTGAAAAAACAAGATTAAACACTAATCCATATATGTGGCCAGCCGAATTAACACCAAAACAGGGAACTGTAGATACTTTTCACTGGATAAACCCTAACGGTATTCTAATGGGAAACACAGATGCTACCTATGGCTTGAGTTCGGCCAGTACCTTTAACCTAGGTACACCTGTGCCTGAATCTGGCCTAAACTCGCAATCACAAACCAATGTAAACTGGTATCCAAAGAACACAGACAAAGATACAG GTAACACAGCTTCCACTTGTTTCATAGGGCAAATTTTTAGAGGACAATCTACTGTGCCCAGAACAAGCAGAG AAGATTCAGTCAAGTACAACATAAGTAACAGTTCTGGAATTCAAATTGGATCCTACAATCACATGAAGATTGAAGAGCCCAGTCAAAACGTCAGCACTTATCCTGGTGCTACAGAAGAAGCTTATAG acaATAA